A portion of the Candidatus Pristimantibacillus lignocellulolyticus genome contains these proteins:
- the tuf gene encoding elongation factor Tu, producing the protein MAKAKFDRSKPHVNIGTIGHVDHGKTTLTAAITTVLSKTYGGAAIAFDQIDKAPEERERGITISTSHVEYETPTRHYAHVDCPGHADYVKNMITGAAQMDGAILVVSATDGPMPQTREHILLSRQVGVPYIVVFLNKCDMVEDEELLELVEMEVRDLLSEYDFPGDDTPIIRGSAREALQNTDGPWASKIIELFEQVDTYIPTPERDVNKPFLMPVEDVFTITGRGTVATGRVERGEIKVGDEIEIIGLQEETRKSVVTGVEMFRKLLDYAQAGDNVGALLRGVDRKDIERGQVLAKPGSVKPHTNFTAQIYVLTKEEGGRHKPFFTGYRPQFYFRTTDVTGIINLPEGSEMVMPGDNIEVTVELIAPIAVEDGTRFSIREGGRTVGAGAVASIQA; encoded by the coding sequence ATGGCAAAAGCTAAATTTGACCGTTCTAAACCGCACGTAAATATCGGTACTATTGGTCACGTCGATCATGGTAAAACTACTCTTACAGCTGCAATCACTACTGTACTATCTAAAACATATGGTGGTGCTGCGATTGCGTTTGATCAAATCGATAAAGCTCCAGAAGAGCGCGAGCGTGGTATCACAATCTCTACTTCTCACGTAGAGTATGAAACACCAACTCGTCACTATGCACACGTTGACTGCCCAGGTCACGCCGATTATGTTAAAAACATGATCACTGGTGCTGCACAAATGGACGGAGCTATCCTAGTTGTATCTGCAACTGATGGTCCTATGCCACAAACTCGTGAGCACATCTTGCTTTCTCGTCAAGTAGGTGTTCCTTACATCGTAGTATTCTTGAACAAATGTGATATGGTTGAAGATGAAGAGCTTCTTGAACTTGTAGAAATGGAAGTTCGTGACCTTCTTAGCGAATACGATTTCCCTGGTGATGATACTCCAATCATCCGTGGTTCTGCTCGTGAAGCACTTCAAAACACTGATGGTCCTTGGGCTTCTAAAATCATTGAATTGTTCGAGCAAGTTGACACTTACATTCCAACTCCGGAACGTGATGTTAACAAACCATTCCTTATGCCTGTTGAGGATGTATTCACAATCACTGGTCGTGGTACTGTTGCTACTGGTCGTGTTGAGCGTGGAGAAATTAAAGTTGGTGATGAGATCGAAATTATCGGTCTTCAAGAAGAAACTCGTAAGTCTGTAGTAACAGGCGTAGAGATGTTCCGTAAATTGCTTGACTATGCTCAAGCAGGGGACAACGTTGGTGCACTACTTCGTGGTGTAGATCGTAAAGATATCGAGCGCGGTCAAGTATTGGCTAAACCAGGTTCTGTTAAGCCTCATACTAACTTCACAGCTCAAATCTACGTTCTTACTAAAGAAGAGGGTGGCCGTCATAAGCCATTCTTCACTGGTTACCGTCCACAGTTCTACTTCCGTACAACTGACGTAACTGGTATCATCAACCTTCCTGAAGGTTCTGAAATGGTTATGCCTGGTGACAACATCGAAGTAACAGTTGAATTGATCGCTCCAATCGCGGTAGAAGACGGTACTCGCTTCTCAATCCGTGAAGGTGGTCGTACAGTTGGTGCCGGTGCGGTTGCATCTATCCAAGCTTAA
- a CDS encoding ABC transporter substrate-binding protein: MKKKLLLGFVLATIMLVIAACGNNDTSNSNTSGSTSTNNSSSNTNNTETTIDGDDKQYKVAISQFVEHASLDAVRDGIIAALKDGGIEEGKNLTIDYQNTQADFNNLTAVSQKIKSGKPDVAVGIATPNAISLVDEITDIPVVFAAVTDPIDAKLVPTLEASGGNVTGASDSNPDAIEPLMDFIAKEFPNVKKVGIVINKSEPNAVVMAETAKNRLATHNIGWEEAPIVNGSDVQQAAQSLVGRVDAIYITLDNTVVESVDAIIDVAYEHDIPFFSADRDTVEKGAFATLGFRYYDHGYEVGQMLLEILKDGKKPGDMNVRKPEQLDFILNMKAAQEMGITVTDAMKDYVKDPAQNILE; the protein is encoded by the coding sequence ATGAAAAAGAAATTATTGTTAGGTTTTGTTTTGGCAACTATCATGTTAGTAATTGCAGCATGCGGCAACAACGATACTAGTAATAGCAATACATCTGGTTCCACTAGTACAAACAATAGTTCTTCTAATACGAATAATACAGAAACAACAATCGATGGTGATGATAAGCAATATAAAGTTGCTATTTCTCAATTCGTAGAACACGCATCGCTTGACGCAGTACGTGACGGTATTATTGCTGCTTTAAAAGACGGTGGTATTGAGGAAGGAAAAAATTTAACTATTGATTATCAGAATACACAAGCTGATTTTAATAATTTAACCGCTGTATCGCAGAAAATTAAATCTGGTAAGCCGGATGTTGCTGTTGGAATAGCAACGCCAAATGCGATTTCTTTAGTTGACGAAATTACTGATATCCCTGTTGTATTTGCAGCAGTTACTGATCCAATCGATGCTAAGCTTGTTCCAACTCTAGAAGCATCAGGTGGTAATGTAACTGGTGCGTCCGATTCAAACCCAGATGCAATTGAGCCGTTAATGGATTTTATTGCAAAAGAGTTCCCTAACGTTAAAAAAGTAGGCATTGTTATTAATAAGAGTGAACCAAATGCTGTTGTAATGGCTGAAACAGCCAAAAATCGTTTGGCAACTCATAATATTGGTTGGGAAGAAGCGCCAATTGTTAACGGTTCTGATGTACAACAAGCTGCACAATCGCTAGTTGGTCGCGTAGATGCGATTTATATTACTCTTGATAACACAGTTGTTGAATCAGTAGATGCGATTATTGATGTTGCGTACGAGCATGATATTCCTTTCTTCTCTGCCGATCGCGATACTGTTGAGAAAGGCGCTTTTGCAACGCTTGGTTTCAGATATTATGATCATGGCTACGAAGTTGGTCAAATGCTGCTTGAAATTTTAAAAGATGGTAAAAAACCTGGTGATATGAATGTCCGTAAACCAGAACAGCTTGATTTCATTCTTAATATGAAAGCTGCCCAAGAGATGGGAATTACAGTTACGGATGCAATGAAAGATTATGTTAAAGATCCAGCACAAAACATTCTTGAATAG
- a CDS encoding ABC transporter permease yields MVTSLIGAVESGLLYALMALGVFITFRILDFPDLTVDGSFTTGAGIATVMTLNGVHPVLSLLCAFCGGALAGLMTGLLHTKGKINGLLSGIIMMIALYSINLRIMGKPNLTLRNEANLFDGAPMIVKGAPALLIGLILAVAVKIILDLFFKTNIGLSLRATGDNKRMIQSFGANTDMTTILGVSLSNALVATSGALIAFSTKQANANMGVGMIVIGLASVIIGEAIFGKRTIFRTTLAVLFGAIIYRIIYALALRVPGMDAQDMKLITAIIIICALVIPTVKTAVTEKQISRKRAREVMISLETNSASKEGVNAKY; encoded by the coding sequence ATGGTAACATCTTTAATTGGTGCCGTGGAGAGTGGACTGCTGTATGCGTTAATGGCATTAGGAGTTTTTATTACTTTCCGTATACTTGATTTTCCCGACCTTACGGTTGACGGAAGCTTTACTACAGGTGCAGGCATCGCTACGGTAATGACACTAAATGGTGTACATCCTGTTCTATCGTTGCTGTGTGCATTTTGTGGTGGTGCACTTGCGGGTTTGATGACAGGTTTATTGCATACGAAAGGAAAAATAAATGGGCTATTATCAGGTATTATTATGATGATTGCACTATATTCTATTAACCTTCGTATTATGGGAAAACCAAATTTAACACTCCGTAATGAAGCTAATTTATTTGATGGAGCTCCGATGATTGTGAAAGGCGCACCAGCTTTATTGATCGGTTTAATATTAGCAGTTGCTGTAAAAATTATTTTAGACTTGTTTTTCAAAACGAACATTGGCTTAAGTCTTCGGGCAACAGGTGATAACAAACGTATGATTCAAAGCTTTGGTGCAAATACAGATATGACAACAATTCTGGGTGTATCCCTTTCTAATGCTTTGGTAGCTACATCAGGCGCATTGATAGCATTTTCCACTAAACAGGCGAATGCAAATATGGGAGTGGGTATGATTGTTATCGGACTTGCATCTGTTATTATAGGTGAGGCGATCTTCGGTAAGAGAACGATATTCCGCACGACATTAGCTGTATTATTTGGAGCTATTATTTATCGTATAATCTATGCTCTAGCGCTACGAGTGCCCGGTATGGATGCGCAAGATATGAAGCTAATTACAGCGATTATTATTATATGTGCACTCGTTATTCCGACAGTGAAGACAGCAGTGACAGAAAAACAAATCTCGCGCAAACGAGCCCGAGAGGTAATGATTAGCTTAGAAACTAATTCTGCAAGTAAGGAGGGAGTTAATGCTAAATATTAA
- a CDS encoding ABC transporter ATP-binding protein, with amino-acid sequence MLNINDVSKLFNPGTVDEKVALLKADLHLKAGDFITIIGSNGAGKSTLMNIISGVLKPDIGTIQIDGNDVSHLPEHTRSKWIGRVFQDPMAGTAPRMTIEENLAIAYKRGQKRKLTFGVTHKTKTIFKEELSRLGIGLENRMSAQVGMLSGGERQALSLLMATFTRPQILLLDEHTAALDPARAELVTDLTEKIVRELNLTTLMVTHNMEQAIRLGNRLIMMDKGQIILQVDPERKEDLTVAGLLKEFEQISGKAMADDRVVLG; translated from the coding sequence ATGCTAAATATTAATGATGTTTCCAAGTTATTCAATCCTGGAACTGTAGATGAAAAAGTAGCCTTACTTAAAGCGGACCTTCATCTTAAAGCTGGTGACTTCATTACAATTATTGGAAGTAATGGTGCGGGTAAATCAACATTAATGAATATTATTTCGGGAGTTTTGAAACCTGATATCGGAACAATACAAATTGATGGTAATGATGTTAGTCACTTACCAGAGCATACTCGTAGTAAATGGATAGGTAGAGTGTTCCAAGATCCGATGGCGGGTACTGCGCCGAGGATGACTATTGAAGAGAATTTAGCAATTGCATATAAGCGTGGTCAAAAAAGAAAATTAACTTTTGGTGTAACACATAAAACTAAAACGATTTTCAAAGAAGAGCTATCTCGCCTTGGCATAGGACTGGAGAATCGTATGTCAGCTCAGGTTGGTATGCTGTCGGGCGGGGAGAGACAAGCATTAAGTTTGTTGATGGCGACATTTACAAGACCGCAAATATTATTGTTGGATGAGCATACTGCTGCACTAGACCCTGCTCGAGCTGAACTTGTAACGGATTTGACAGAAAAGATTGTAAGAGAACTAAACTTGACTACTTTAATGGTTACTCATAATATGGAACAAGCGATTCGTCTGGGTAATCGCTTGATTATGATGGATAAGGGGCAAATTATATTACAAGTTGATCCGGAGCGTAAAGAGGATTTAACGGTTGCAGGTTTGCTTAAAGAGTTTGAACAAATAAGCGGTAAAGCTATGGCTGATGATCGCGTAGTTCTTGGTTAA
- the rpsJ gene encoding 30S ribosomal protein S10, with amino-acid sequence MAKQKIRIRLKAYDHRILDQSAEKIVETAKRSGAGVSGPIPLPTEKTIITVLRAVHKYKDSREQFEQRTHKRLIDIVNPTPQTVDALMRLDLPSGVDIEIKL; translated from the coding sequence ATGGCAAAGCAAAAGATTCGTATTCGTTTGAAAGCATACGATCATAGAATTCTTGACCAGTCCGCAGAGAAAATTGTTGAAACTGCAAAACGTTCCGGTGCAGGTGTATCCGGTCCGATTCCGTTACCAACGGAAAAAACAATCATCACTGTTCTACGTGCTGTGCATAAGTACAAGGATTCTCGCGAGCAATTCGAGCAACGCACTCATAAGCGTTTAATCGATATCGTGAATCCTACGCCGCAGACTGTTGATGCATTGATGCGTCTGGATCTACCATCCGGTGTAGATATCGAAATCAAACTGTAA
- the rplC gene encoding 50S ribosomal protein L3, which translates to MKGILGKKLGMTQVFTPEGNVIPVTVIEAGPCVVLQKKDLENDGYEAVQLGFADKKESRSNKPEAGHAKKANTTPKRYVREIRGINLGEYEVGQIVSADLFAQGEFVDVTGISKGKGFAGVIKRWGQSTGPMSHGSRYHRGPGSMGSIQANRVPKGKRLPGHMGTETVTIQKLEVIRVDAERNVLLIKGSIPGPKNGFVNIKQTVKN; encoded by the coding sequence ATGAAAGGTATCTTAGGTAAAAAACTTGGTATGACTCAAGTATTTACTCCTGAAGGTAACGTAATTCCAGTAACAGTAATTGAAGCTGGTCCTTGCGTAGTCTTACAGAAGAAAGACTTGGAAAACGATGGCTATGAAGCTGTTCAACTTGGTTTTGCTGACAAAAAAGAAAGCAGATCCAATAAACCAGAAGCTGGTCACGCTAAAAAAGCTAACACAACTCCTAAGCGCTACGTTCGCGAAATTCGTGGAATTAATCTTGGTGAGTATGAAGTTGGCCAAATCGTGTCAGCTGACTTGTTCGCACAAGGCGAATTTGTTGACGTAACAGGTATTTCTAAAGGTAAAGGATTCGCGGGTGTAATCAAACGTTGGGGTCAAAGTACTGGTCCAATGTCACATGGTTCTCGTTATCACCGTGGTCCAGGTTCAATGGGTTCTATCCAAGCGAACCGCGTACCGAAAGGTAAACGCCTACCAGGACATATGGGTACAGAAACAGTTACTATTCAAAAATTAGAAGTTATTCGTGTAGACGCTGAGCGTAACGTTCTTCTAATTAAAGGTTCTATCCCAGGTCCTAAAAACGGATTTGTAAATATTAAACAAACGGTTAAGAACTAA
- the rplD gene encoding 50S ribosomal protein L4, translating into MPKVTVFNVSGAQVGELELADSVFGIQPHVHVMHSAVLLQQAAERQGTHKTKGRSEVRGGGRKPWKQKGTGRARQGSIRSPQWVGGGVVFGPTPRSYGFKLPKKVRRLAIKSALSSKVVAENIIVLDQLAFATPKTKEFANILNNLKVERKALVVTANYEDNVALSARNIPGVKFVAADGINVRDVLVYDKLIITKEAVEKVQEVLA; encoded by the coding sequence ATGCCTAAAGTAACAGTATTCAATGTGAGTGGTGCACAAGTTGGCGAACTAGAACTAGCTGATAGCGTGTTCGGTATCCAACCGCATGTTCATGTTATGCATAGTGCTGTCCTTCTGCAACAAGCTGCAGAACGTCAAGGAACGCACAAAACTAAAGGACGCTCCGAAGTACGCGGCGGTGGACGTAAACCTTGGAAACAAAAAGGTACAGGTCGTGCTCGTCAAGGTAGTATCCGCTCTCCACAATGGGTTGGTGGTGGTGTTGTATTCGGCCCTACACCTCGCTCATACGGCTTCAAACTTCCTAAAAAAGTTCGTCGCCTTGCGATCAAATCTGCACTTTCTTCTAAAGTAGTTGCAGAAAACATCATCGTTTTGGATCAACTTGCATTCGCAACTCCAAAAACGAAAGAGTTCGCAAACATTCTTAACAACCTTAAAGTAGAACGTAAAGCTTTGGTTGTAACTGCTAACTACGAGGATAACGTAGCATTGTCTGCTCGTAACATCCCTGGAGTTAAATTCGTCGCTGCTGATGGCATCAATGTTCGTGATGTTCTTGTCTATGACAAGTTGATCATCACTAAAGAAGCGGTAGAGAAAGTACAGGAGGTGCTTGCATAA
- the rplW gene encoding 50S ribosomal protein L23, with the protein MKNPRDIIKRPVITERTSDYMAVKRYVFEVDLRANKTEIKLAIEQIFNVKVTSVNTMRVAGKPKRYGKYSGYRPNWKKAIVQLSQDSKELEFFETSV; encoded by the coding sequence ATGAAGAATCCTCGCGATATCATTAAGCGCCCGGTTATTACGGAACGTACGAGCGATTACATGGCTGTAAAACGTTATGTTTTTGAAGTTGACTTACGCGCTAATAAAACCGAAATTAAACTTGCTATTGAGCAAATTTTCAACGTTAAAGTAACTAGTGTTAACACTATGCGCGTTGCGGGTAAACCGAAACGTTATGGTAAATACAGTGGCTACAGACCGAATTGGAAAAAAGCTATTGTTCAATTAAGTCAAGATAGCAAAGAACTAGAATTCTTTGAAACGTCAGTTTAG
- the rplB gene encoding 50S ribosomal protein L2, translated as MPIKKYKPTSPARRNMSVSTFEEITTSTPEKSLLAPLFKKAGRNNQGKITVRHHGGGHKRKYRIIDFKRNKDGIIGNVATIEYDPNRTSNIALIHYVDGAKAYIIAPKGLKVGDQVQSGIGSDIKIGNALPLANIPVGTVIHNIELKPGKGGQLVRAAGTEAQLLGKEENYVTVRLNSGEVRRILNTCRATIGGVGNGDHELIKIGKAGRNRWLGKRPQVRGVVMNPNDHPHGGGEGRAPIGRKSPLSPWGKPTLGYKTRKKKKASSQYIVRGRTK; from the coding sequence GTGCCAATCAAAAAGTACAAACCGACCTCTCCTGCTCGTCGTAACATGTCAGTTTCTACATTCGAAGAAATTACGACAAGTACTCCGGAGAAATCATTGCTTGCGCCGCTTTTCAAAAAAGCTGGTCGTAACAATCAAGGTAAAATTACAGTTCGTCACCACGGTGGTGGACATAAACGTAAATACCGTATCATTGACTTTAAACGTAATAAAGACGGCATCATTGGTAATGTTGCAACAATCGAGTACGATCCAAACCGTACATCTAACATTGCGCTAATCCATTATGTTGATGGAGCGAAAGCTTACATTATCGCACCTAAAGGTCTTAAAGTTGGTGACCAAGTTCAATCTGGTATCGGTTCTGATATCAAAATCGGTAACGCTCTTCCACTTGCTAACATTCCAGTTGGTACAGTTATCCACAACATTGAGTTGAAACCTGGTAAAGGCGGACAATTAGTTCGTGCTGCTGGTACAGAAGCTCAATTGCTTGGTAAAGAAGAAAATTATGTAACAGTTCGTCTTAACTCTGGCGAAGTTCGTCGCATTCTTAACACTTGCCGTGCTACTATCGGTGGTGTAGGTAATGGTGACCATGAGCTTATCAAAATTGGTAAAGCTGGTCGTAATCGTTGGCTGGGCAAACGTCCTCAAGTCCGCGGGGTAGTAATGAACCCTAATGATCACCCTCACGGTGGTGGTGAAGGTCGTGCTCCTATCGGTCGTAAATCTCCATTGTCTCCATGGGGTAAACCGACACTTGGTTACAAAACACGCAAGAAGAAAAAAGCATCAAGTCAATATATCGTTCGTGGTCGCACGAAGTAA
- the rpsS gene encoding 30S ribosomal protein S19: MGRSLKKGPFIDGHLLKKVEVLNEAEKKTVVKTWSRRSTIFPQFIGHTFAVYDGKKHVPVYVTEDMVGHKLGEFAPTRTYKGHASDDKKTGRR, from the coding sequence ATGGGTCGCAGTTTGAAAAAAGGTCCATTTATTGATGGACACCTTTTGAAAAAAGTTGAAGTTTTGAATGAAGCGGAGAAAAAGACTGTAGTTAAAACTTGGTCTCGTCGCTCTACAATTTTCCCACAATTCATCGGACACACTTTTGCGGTATATGATGGTAAGAAACACGTACCAGTTTATGTGACGGAAGATATGGTTGGTCACAAACTAGGCGAATTCGCACCAACACGTACGTATAAAGGTCATGCGTCTGATGACAAAAAAACGGGCAGACGTTAA